Below is a genomic region from Microbulbifer sp. ALW1.
GCCTTGGTGTTGTTGACCACCGCCGGCGCCATGGAATTGAGCATGTTCAGCACGTTTTCCGGCTTTTCCGCCATGGTGCCGGTCAGCTGATACTCGGCCCAGTTGCCGTAACCCAGCAGGCCGGCTTTCTGTGCACGGATCTGCACCAGGCGTTTGACCAGCGGACGGTTATCCAGCTCGCCGGACGTGCCGCGGTGAGCCGAGGCTTCCCAGATACGCTGGCGCAGCTCGCGGTTTTTCAGGGAGGTGAGTACCGGCTGGCGAGTGGTATTGGTAATACTGATCAGGTATTTGCCTTCGTGGCCGGCAGCGGTTGCAGCCTCAGCGGCGGCTTTGATCTGGCTGTCCGACAGGCCATCCAATTCGCCCTTCTCCTCGACAATCACCGCAATGTCTTTGCTGAGCTTCAGCAGATTCTGGCTGAACTGGGTGGTAAGTTTGGAGTGCTCTTCGTTCAGCGCACGCAGGGTTACTTTCTGCTCCGCGGAAAGCTTGGCACCGGCCTTCACGAAGTTGTCGTAGTAGTCTTCCAGCAGGCGCGCGGATTCCGCGTCCAGCTCTTTCTCGACGCGCTGGTTGTACAGCGCTTCGACACGGGCAAACAGCGCCGGGTTCAGGTAAATACTATCGGAGTGTGCCGCCAGTTTCGGCGCCAGCTTGCTTTGCAGGGTACGGCGGGCTTCGTTGCTGTCGCTGCCCACCAGGTTGAAGAAGATACGGGATACCCGGGTCAGCAGAGAGCCTGCTTCTTCCATCGCCACAATCGTATTGTTGAAGCTGGCCGGCTCCGGGTTGTTGGCAATCGCCTGGATTTCCTGCAGATGCTCACTCATGCCTTGCTCGAAGGCGGGCTCAAAGTGAGCGTCCTCAATCTTGCCGAAGTCCGGCGCCTGGTATTGCAGAGTACTGGCGCTGAGCAGGGGGTTATCTCCGGCTACCGGCGTCACCTGATCTCCAGACACCTGGCTCTTTTCAACTTCAGATGCCTGCACGGACTTTTCTGAATCCGGCTTGGGAGCCTCGGAACAGGCAGCGATCGCCACGATAGCGACCGCGAGCAGGGATTTGCGCATTTCATTCTCCGCTATGTCATCAGGGGGTATTTGGGGTTGTGATTCAGGTATCGACTCCAACGGCCTCCGGAAAAGGCCGTTGCCGAACCCACTCAAAATGTCTAACGCGCCAATATAGCATTTCATGAATGACTGGGAATTCACCTCAATGTCGTTCACCCCGACAGCCCAACCATTCATCCCGTCGCTCGGCTCGACACTTACGTAACTCCCTTACGCAACACCCTTACGACACTAACCAGTCACGGAGCCGATAGCTTCCCCCAGGAAGTCCAGCAACATACTGACCTTGGGCGACAGATGGCGGTTGTGGGGATAGATCCCCCAGATACCGTCATCCTCCTCGCGGTAGGGCTCCAGCAGCGACACCAGCCGCCCCTCCTGCAAATCCTGATCCACGTAGTAATCCGGCAACTGCACAATGCCGATGCCCTTCAGTGCCGCGTCCACCAGTGCACGGCCGCTGTTGCAGCGGAAGCTGCCGCTCACCCTGATATTCCTCGAACGCCCCTGCTCGCGAAAACGCCAGTAATCCAGAGTGCCCGGCAGGCAGCTATGTCGCGCCAGCTCGGACAGGCTGTGTGGTTCGCCGTGGGAAGACAGGTAGTGTGGGGAGGCGCAGACATACAGGGTGCGCGACCCCAGCCGTCGCGCCATCATGCTGGAGTCTGTCAGCTTGCCGAGGCGAATGGCGAGGTCATAGCCTTCCGCTACCAGGTCGAGCTTCTGGTTTGTGAGTTCCATTTCTACCTGCAACTCGGGATAACGCAGGACAAAATCGTTGACCAGTGGTGCCAGCGTGGTCTCGCCGTAGGTCACCGGCGCCGTCAGCCGCAATCGGCCCCGAGGCACCTGTTGCAGGTCCGTCACCGCGCGCTCGGCCTCCGCCAGCCCATCCAGCACCTGGCGGCAGTGCTGGTAGTAGACCTGCCCCACTTCCGTCATCGATACCTTGCGGGTGGTACGATAAAGCAATCGGGTGGATAGCCGCCCCTCCAGTGCGCTCACCTGCCGACTGACCTGGGCCGTGGAAATCCCCAGCTTGCGCGCAGCGCCGGTAAAGCTGCCGGACTCGGCCACGGCCACAAATTCACTCACCCCCTCCCAGTTACCTGCGCTCACTGATCTGTCACCTCTCGTAATCACGGGACTGGATTGTTACCAGATGGAAAAAATGTTTTGCAATTGGTACGGATTATACGCAAATCAGAAAAAGATAGACTGCGCCCAAATTGGCACCAGACCGCCGCCAGAAATCAACAGGAGCTGAACAGGAGTCAGATATGACCGAGACCATCAAATCCAGAGCTGCCGTGGCCTGGGGCCCGGGCAAGCCGCTGTCTATCGAGGAAGTGGATGTGATGCCACCGCAGGCTGGCGAGGTGCGGATCCGCGTGATCGCCTCCGGTGTTTGTCACACCGATGCGTTCACCCTGTCCGGGAATGACCCCGAGGGTATTTTTCCGGCCATTCTCGGTCACGAGGGCGGTGGTATCGTCGAATCCGTGGGCGAAGGCGTGACCAGTGTGGCGGTGGGCGACCATGTGATCCCGCTATATACACCTGAGTGCGGCGAGTGCAAATTCTGCCTATCCGGCAAGACCAACCTGTGCGGCAAGATCCGTGAGACCCAGGGCAAGGGCCTGATGCCGGACGGCACCACCCGCTTCTCCAGGGACGGCCAGCCGATTTACCACTACATGGGCTGCTCCACTTTCTCCGAGTACACGGTGCTGCCGGAAATCTCCCTGGCCAAGGTCAACAAAGATGCGCCGCTGGAAGAGGTCTGCCTGCTGGGCTGCGGCGTCACCACCGGCATGGGTGCGGTGATGAATACCGCCAAGGTCGAGGAAGGCGCAACCGTGGCCATCTTCGGCCTCGGTGGCATCGGCCTGTCTGCGGTGATTGGCGCGGCCATGGCCAGGGCCGGGCGCATCATTGCCATCGATATCAATGAGAGCAAGTTCGACCTGGCGCGTCAGCTCGGCGCTACCGACTGCATCAACCCGAAAAACTTCGACAGGCCGATCCAGGAAGTGATCGTCGAGCTGACCGACGGTGGTGTGGATTATTCTTTTGAGTGCATCGGCAATGTGGATGTGATGCGCTCCGCGCTGGAGTGCTGCCACAAGGGCTGGGGCGAGTCCATCATCATTGGCGTCGCCGGTGCCGGCCAGGAAATCGCCACCCGCCCCTTCCAACTGGTCACCGGCCGGGTGTGGAAAGGCACCGCCTTTGGCGGCGTGAAGGGTCGCTCGGAACTACCGGACTACGTGGAGCGCTACCTCGCAGGCGAGTTCAAACTGAGCGATTTCATCACCCACACCATGGGGCTAGACTCTATCAACGAGGCCTTTGACCTGATGCACAGTGGCGAGAGCATCCGCTCGGTAATCCATTTCGATCGGTGAGCGCAAAACTGGGGCTGAAAATTAGGGCTGAAATTAAGGCTAGGTCTCAGCCCTATCCCACAGGCATAAAAAAACCGGGCGCTGCCCGGTTTTTTATCGGCGAACGCCGTTCCTGAACGGCACAACTTAATTGAACAATTCCAGCAAACGACGGCCCGGCTCTTCTTCCCGCATAAACGCTTCCCCCACCAGGAAGGTATCCACATTGTGGCCGCGCATTGCCGCCACATCGTCAGTGGTGTGGATGCCGCTTTCGGTCACCACGATACGATCTTCCGGAATCAGGTCCAGCAGCTTGAAAGTAGTTTCCAGCTGTACTTCGAAGTTGTGCAGGTTGCGGTTGTTGATACCGATGAGTCGGTTGGGCAGCTTCAGGGCCCGCTCCAGTTCCTGGCGGTCGTGCACTTCCACCAGCACATCCAGGCCCAGCTCCAGCGCCAGGTCATTCAGGCTGGTGAGCTGTGCGTCGTCCAGACAGGCGGCAATCAGCAGGATACAGTCGGCACCGATAGCGCGGGCTTCATACACCTGGTAAGGATCGACAATAAAATCTTTGCGGATCACTGGCAGGCGCACGGCATTGCGGGCCTGCTGCAGATACTCGTCGGCACCCTGGAAAAAGTCCACATCGGTCAGCACCGACAGACAGGCGGCACCGCCTTTCTCGTAGCTGGTGGCGATCTCCGCGGGGATAAAGTCTTCCCGGATCACACCCTTGCTCGGCGAGGCCTTCTTGATCTCGGCGATGACCGCCGCTTCACCGGCATTGCGCTTGGTCTCAATGGCATTCACAAAACCACGGCAGGGAGGCTGCTGCAGGGCGCGCTGCTGCATTTCATCCTGACTGACCAGCTTCTTGCGTTCGGCCACTTCTTCCCATTTGCGCTCGACAATGGTTTTCAGAATTGTTGGCGTATTCATTACTTCACTCTCTGAATGCGCTGGTAAAGGCGGCCAGCTCGTTTATCTTCTCTCCGGCGAGGCCGCTGTAGATGGCGTCCTGCGCCATGCTCACCCCTTCCGCCCGGCTTGCAGCCACGCCACTGACGTAGATGGCCATGCCGGCATTCATGGCAATGATATCAGCTGCCTTGTCCCCTGCGGGGGTTTCACGCTTGCCGAGGGCATCGCGGATCAGGGCCAGGGACGCTTCGGAACCGTCCACACACAGCCCGTCCAGATTCTGGCGCTCGATACCGAAATCTTCCGGCGCGATGGTGACCTTTTTCAATTCACCGTTCTTCAGCTCCCAACCGCGGGTATCTGCGGCCAGACTGACTTCATCCAGGCCGTCATCACTGTGCAGCACCAGCACATGCTCGGCACCCAGGGTCTGCAGCACCTCCGCCAGCATGCGGCAGTAGTGGTAATCAAACACGCCGATGACCTGGCGCTTGACGCCGGCGGGATTGGTCAGCGGCCCCAGCAGATTGAAAATGGTGCGCAGTCCCAATGCCTTGCGCGGGCCTATGGCGTGACGCATGGCGCTGTGATAGCTGGGAGCGAACATAAACCCCACCCCCACACCGTCGATGCAGCGGGCAACCTGTTCGGGAGTCAAAGGTAGATAGATACCCGCTTTTTCCAGCAGGTCTGCTGCACCGGAAGAAGAGGAAACGGAACGATTACCATGCTTGGCCACCCGCGCACCGGCTGCGGCGGCGACAAAACTGGAAGCACTGGAGACGTTAAACAGGTTGGCACCATCACCGCCGGTACCAACGATATCCACCGCGTTGGTCTGATCGATCTCGACCTTGGTGCACAACTCGCGCATCACTTCTACCGCACCGGTGATTTCCTCCACGGATTCACCGGCCATACGCAACGCCACAAGAAACGCACCAATCTGCGCGTCTTCCGCTTCCCCACGCATAATCTGGCCCATGGCCTCGCGCATTTCTCCGCGGGTGAGATGCTCACCCTCGACCAGTTTTCCGATGGCCTGTTGGATATTCATCATTCTTCCCCTTCCCTAAGATTTTCGTTTCCCGGGGGTTCGCTATGTCTCCGGCATCCAAAGCTAAGGTGCTGATACCGGGATCCGTTTGCGAGACCTTCTAAAACAGGGATGTTTTAGAAAAGCCCCCAGGGATGGGTTCACGGCGTGTCTCGCAAACGGATACCGGTAGCAGCGCCGCCACCAGACCATTTGCGAAGCACCGAACCAAATACCTCAAGACTCCAAAAAATTCCGAAGCATATCGTGACCGTGCTGAGTCAGGATCGACTCTGGATGGAACTGCACCCCTTCGATCGGCAACTCGCGATGGCGAATTCCCATAATCTCATCGATCTCGCCGTCTGCGGTCTCGGTCCAAGCGGTAACTTCCAGACAATCCGGCAGACTGCCCTTCTCCACCACCAGCGAATGGTAGCGGGTCGCCTCAAACGGATTGGACAGGCCGTGAAACACGCCGAGGTTGTTGTGAATGATCGGCGAGGTCTTGCCGTGCATCACCTCTCCGGCGCGCACCACGCGACCGCCAAACACCTGGCCGATACTCTGGTGACCGAGGCAGATACCGAGAATCGGCAATTTGCCCGCATAAGCGCGAATGGTCTCCATGGAGATACCCGCTTCGTTCGGCGTGCAGGGGCCCGGGGATATCACGATTTTCTCCGGGTTCAGTTTCTCGATATCCGCAACGGTAATTTCGTCGTTGCGTTTCACTACGACGTCAGCCCCCAACTCCGCCAGATACTGCACGATGTTGAAGGTGAAGGAGTCGTAGTTGTCGATCATCAGGATCATGATTCGCTTCCTTTCTCATCTCCCATGTCTCCCAAGCGCTTCTGCAAGCGGGCGAGGGATTCCTGGGTTGCGCGGAGCTCGCGCAGAATTTCGGTTTGACTCGGCGGCATCGCCAGCTCGTCCAGGCGGCGCAACTTGGCCTCTTCCAGGTTGTTCAGAACCACCCCGATAAACAGGTTGATCATCACAAACGCGCCCATCACCACAAAGCTGATGAAGTAAATCCACGCATAGGGCATGGCCTCCATCGCGGTGTACATGATGTCCGTCCAGTCCTCAAAGGTGACGATACGGAACAGACTCAACAAAGCAATCGGCAGGGTACGCCAGTGGGTGGGGTCGATTTCGTGAAACAGGAAATAACCGGCCACCCCGTAAATGTAAAAAATGATCCCCATCAGCAAGCTGATATGGAACATGCTCGGCAGACTGCGCAGCAGCGTATCCACCAGCAGTCGCAGTTCCGGAAACGCCGATACCAGTCGTAAAACCCGTAGTACGCGCACCAGCCGCGCCAGTGTGGCCATGGGGCCCGCGGCCGGAATCAGACTCAGCACGATGATACTGAAATCAAAACAGTTCCAGCCGTTAGCGAAGTAGCGCCAGGGGCGGTTGCCGTGCGCGGCTATTTTGATCGCGGCCTCCACCATAAACGCCAGCAGGATCAGCTGGTTGATACCGTGCAGGGTGCTGCTGAATCGCTCAAGCACCCAGGTGGAGGTTTCCAGTCCCACCACCACGGCATTCACCGAGATCAGGGCGATAATCACCTGATTGAAAATCGGTGCGTCGACCCAGCGGCGGCACTGTTCAGCAAAACTGCTGTTCTGCCCTACTGATACTTCACTACTCATCGGTTCTACAGCTTCCAATGGATCAAGAAAATAAGGTTATTGCCCGGTAGCGATGGCCACAGCGCGAAACAGTGCCCGCGCCTTGTTCATGGTTTCATCCCACTCGGATTGCGGATCGGAATCCGCGACCAGGCCGGCACCGGCCTGCACGTACACTTTTTCGTCCTTGATCACCGCGGTGCGAATCGCGATGGCGGTATCCATATTGCCATTCCACGCCAGATAACCCACGGCACCGCCGTAGATACCGCGCTTTTCCGGCTCCAGCTCGTCGATAATTTCCATCGCGCGAATCTTGGGCGCGCCGGACAGGGTTCCTGCCGGGTGGGCCGCACGCAGGGCGTCGATGGCGTGCAGCTCCGGTTTGATCTTGCCGGTCACGTTGGAGACGATGTGCATTACGTGGGAGTAACGCTCCACCACCATCTTTTCGGTCACCTGCACTGTGCCAGTTTGCGCAACCCGACCCACGTCGTTGCGACCCAGGTCGATCAGCATCAGGTGCTCGGCAATCTCTTTCGGGTCCGCCAGCAGGTCTTTTTCCAGCGCCAGATCCTGCTCCTCGGTGGCGCCGCGGCGGCGGGTGCCGGCGATCGGGCGCACGGTCATATCACCATCTTCCAGGTGCACCAGGATCTCAGGGCTCGAACCCACTACCTGATGATCCCCCAGGTCGAGGAAGTACATATATGGAGACGGATTGAGGCTGCGCAAGGCGCGATACAAGTTCAGCGGCGGAACCGTAAACGGTGCCGACAGGCGCTGAGACGGAACTACCTGCATGACATCGCCGGCCAGGATGTACTCTTTGACCTTGTGCACGCCCTGCTTGAAGGCTTCTTCGCCGAAATGGGAAGTAAAAATGTCTTCCGCGGTGTGTTCGCCGTCGATGCCCAATGGCTCGACGCTGGCCAGCGGCTGCGACAGCTGGCCCACCAGCTGGTCCAGGCGACGCTGGGCGGACTCGAAGGCGTCTTCCTGTTGCGGGTCCGCGTGCACGATAAACAGCACCGCGCCGGCCAAATTGTCGAACACCACCAGCTCGTCGCTGACCATCAGCAGGATATCCGGATTACCCAGGGTGTCGGGCGGGCAGCTGTCGGCGAGTTTGGGCTCGATATAGCGCACCACGTCATAGCCGAAATAGCCCACAAGGCCGCCGTTGAAGCGCGGCAGGCCCTCGATTTCCGGCACCTTGTAACGACCGCGGAACTCCTCGACGAAGGCCAGCGGGTCTGCAACGGTTTTCTGCTCGACGATTTTGCCATCGCGCTCGACTACCACATCGTGACCGGCCACTCTCAGTACGGTGCGCGCGGGCAGGCCGATAATGGAGTAACGCCCCCACTTTTCCCCGCCCTGTACGGACTCAAACAGGTAGCTGTAGCGGCCGCCATCGCGGGCGGCGAGCTTCATATAAGTCGTCAGCGGGGTTTCTATGTCGGCCAGTACGCGGCGGACAAGAGGTATGCGGTTGTATCCTGCAGACGCAAGTTGGGCGTATTCGCTGGGGGTCATGGCGACTCCGGTCTGTGCAATGCTTCGTATTTTGTATTCGGGCCTGGATTGCGCATCTTTGGTGGAATCCTACCCGCGAGAAAGGCGCCCGTCGGACCAGTTCTGGTCTTCAGGCTTCAGCGGATCAGTGGCGCCATCGCCAGCTGTTGATGTGGGGGGCAGTGCAGTTCAATGTTCGCTTTCTCACAGCGTTGACGTCGCAGCGTCGAGTTGCTTCCCTGTATTCCGGCGAGCAAGTGTACAAATCTCTGGTAAAGGCGGCAAGCTTGGGATTTCGTGACTTGAAATTGGCCGTTTTAGACCATTTGTGGTCCTTGGTGGTTCTTTTCAGTCGCGGAGGCGCCGAGGCACCGGGTAAAGGTTTTTGAAAACGCGGTGAACCCATCCCTGGGCGCTGCGGCGCAAACATCCTGTTTGCGACGCTTTCAAAAACCTTTACCCGGTACTCCGGCTTCAATTCGGACTAATGAAGCTCTGAACTCAGATGCGAAGGCTGGGTGCCGGGGGCTGCCTTTCGAAAGCGTGAGCGACAGGGACGTCGCTCACGCAGCGTACAGGGATGTATTCACAGCGGTTTCGAAAGGCAGCACCCGGTGCCCAGCCGCTACGGAGCCCACTACGAAGCCTCCAAGGCTACGAAGCTCAAGCCTGAGCCAACTCCGAACGCATCACCTTGATCACTTCCGCATAGTCATCCGCATTGAAGATGGCGGAGCCTGCGACGAAGCTGTCGGCACCGGCCTGGGCGATTTCGCGGATGTTGTCTTTGGTTACGCCGCCGTCGATCTCGAGGCGGATGTCGAGGCCGGAATCGTCGATCAGTTTGCGTGCTTCCTTCAGCTTATCGAGGGTGGCGGGGATGAACTTCTGGCCACCGAAGCCGGGGTTTACGGACATGAGCAGGATCATGTCGAGCTTGTCCATGACATATTTGGCGGCGTCGAGGCTGGAGGCGGGGTTGAACACCAAGCCTGATTTACAGCCGAGGGACTGGATCAGTTGCAGGGAGCGGTCGACATGCTTGCTGGCTTCCGGGTGGAAGGTGATATAGGTGGCCCCGGCGTCCGCGAACATGCGGATCATGTCGTCGACGGGTTCGACCATTAGGTGGACGTCGATGGGGGCAGTTACACCGTGGTTGCGGAGCGCCTTGCAGACCATGGGGCCGATGGTGAGGTTGGGGACATAGTGGTTGTCCATTACGTCGAAGTGCACCCAGTCGGCGCCGGCGGCGAGGACGTTATCGACTTCTTCACCCAAGCGGGCGAAGTTGGCGGAGAGGATGGAGGGTGCAATTTTGTAGTCTGGCATTTTCTCGTCTCGATGCTTGGAGGTTTCGCCCCGGAGCTTTGTTTCAGCTCGGTGGCGGCCGGGCGCCGGGAGGAGCTTTTCGGGACCGCTGTGAACCCATCCCTGGGCGCTTCGGCGCAAACATCCTGTTTGCGACGATCCCGAAAAGCTCCTCCCGGCACCCGGCCTTCAATTCTGGTTTTCGTACTTAGTAAGCCCATACATTTCTTCAGGCTTAGCCATTATTCAGCTCGCAATCGTTCTTCCAGGTTGTTCAATCTTTCCGGGGTGCCCACATCGCACCAGTCGCCTTCATAGACTTCCGCCTGCATTTTGTCTTCGTTGTGGGCGAATACTTCGCCCAGGCCGTAGCGTTCGCGGGCATTGGGGTAGCCGGTGAGAATCTCGGGGCGCAGGTAGCTGATTCCGGCGAAAGTGAATCTGGGCTTGGTGGTGCCGGAAAGCAGGCCGTTTTCGATTCCGAAATCCCCCTCCGGGTTGTGGGGCGGGTTGGGCACCATCAGCAGGCGTCCGGGGACGTTCGCAGGGAGTGGATTGGCGATCCAACCGGAGAAGTCAAAGTCGCACCAGACATCGCCGTTGACCACCAGAAATGGCTCGCTACCAAGTAAAGGAAGGGCTTTGGTGATACCACCAGCGGTTTCCAGGGGATCGTGCTCTTCCGAGTACTGGATTTCCACACCCCAATCCTCGCCACTACCCAGGTGGTCGCGAATCTGGCTGCCGAGATGGGCGAGGTTGATGACCACTTTTTTCACACCGGCGCCGGCGAGACGCTCGATGGCGTATTCGATCAACGGCTTGCCCAGTACCGGAATCAGCGGTTTGGGTGTGTAGTCGGTGAGCGGGCGCATGCGCTTGCCGAATCCGGCGGCGAGGAGCATGGCGACGGGCGGCTGTTGGTTGCTAGTCATTGTGCAATCACTGAGGCAGTTCCGTTTCGACAGCGCTCCGCTCGCCGGCGGTGCGGTAGTCGCGATACCAGTCCTGTTGCTCGATCAGCGGCAGGATTTCAGCGCGGAACCACTGGCCGAAGGGCTGCATTTCGTCATATCGATCACACACTTCCAGGGTATAGCGGATCACCAGTGGCAGGTCCGGCAGGTAACCGTGTTTGCCGTCGCGCAGGTAGAGGCGTGGGAAGAGGCCGAGCACTTTGAAGTGGCGCTGCAGGCCGATCCAGTCGAACCAGCGCAGAAAGGTCGCCGGGGCAACTTCGGGGATGACGCCGGCGTCCATGGCGCTGGAGGCGTAGGCCAGGGTCCAGTTTTCTACCTGTTCGCGGGGCCAGCGGATGTAGCAGTCTTTCAGGAGGGATGCGAGGTCGTAGGTGACAGGCCCCCAGACAGCGTCCTGGAAGTCCACCACACCGGGGCGTTCGCCGTCGCGAATCATCAGATTGCGACTGTGGTAGTCGCGGTGCACCAGTACCTGAGGCTGGGCGCAGGCGCTGTCCAGCAGGTGCGCAAAGGTACGCTCCAGTAAATGGTTTTCCTGCTCGCTCAGTTCACGCCCCAGCAGTTTGCCGATCAGCCACTCCGGCAGCAGGCGCATTTCCATGTGCAGCAATTCGCGGTTGTATGGAGGGAACATGCCCTCGGCGCGCTGGATCTGCTGCAGGCACAGCAATTCATTCATGACTTCGGCGTAGAGGCCGGAGACGCTGTCGGGGTTCAGCTCCCGCAGCAGCTGGGTATCCCCCAGATCTTCGAGCAGCATATAGCCGTGTTCGATATCCGCGGCGATGACCAGTGGCGTATGAATGCCATTGCGGCGCAGGTAGTCGGCAAGCGCTACGAAGCGGTTGACGTTGGTTTTACTCGGCGGCGAATCCACCGCGATCAGCGAGGGGCTGGTATCGGTGCGGAAGTAACGGCGGAAGCCGGCATCTCCGGACAGCGGCTTCAGCCCGAGGGTGCTCTCAAGCGGCGCGACTTGCAGGCCTTCGTGGCCAGACTGCAGGGCACGGGCGGCCCACTGGCGCAGCTGCTCGCGGCGCTCATCGGGAACCGGGTTTACACATTCATTCATCCGTTACCTGCTTTCACTCGACAACTTTTTTCGACAACTTTCGATAACTTACGACAACTTTCCGGCGCGGTTGCTCGCTGACCGCCTAAAAACTGCGCATTGTAACTGCGCTGGCGGCGCGGTTCACCCGCTATTGTTTCCATGGTCACGGCCATTCAAGTAGAATCGACCGCTGATTTTTGCGCATCAGCCCTGCCGGCGCTGCCTGAAATTCCAGTCATTGTCACAATTGATGGCACAATCAATGCCACAAACGTTGCATAAACGTTGTCACATGAACTGGATACCCGGGCGTTCAGGCTGCGCAATCGCGATATGGATCGCGCAATCTCGCCAACGGAACAGACTCTAAAGATAGCCGGAACAAATCACTCGATGCTGGAAGCTTCCCGCTGGCGCCGTCTCGCGCTGGCCATTGGACAATTATCACGCCCGCGCACTCTCGCTTTCGGCCTGCTCGCCGCCCAGCCCCTGTGGGCTCAGGCAACCACTGCGGCGGAAGCCGAAGATACTGTGCCGCAACCGGAAGACAATCCCTACCTGTATCTCGACTGGTTCCCCAAGAGCCAGCTGGATCCACTGACACGCGAGCAACTGGGGCCGGTTTGCGGCGGCATGTTTATCGAGCCGACACGCAACTACCCCAATGCCGACATGCTGCCGGAAGAAGCGCCACTGCGCGCCACCGCCGACAGCTCCGACTGGCTGGAAGACGGCACCGCCCAGTTGCGCGGCAAGGTCCACATTACCCAGGGTAACCGCCAGCTCTTCGCGGATCAGGTGGATGTCAACCGCGAAGAAAGTACGGCCTATCTGAGCGGCGCCATCGAAATGCGCGAGCCCAGCCTGCTGGTGCGCGGCAAGGCGGCAGAGATACACACCGACAGTAAAGCGGCCTCTATCGAAGACGCCACCTATGTAGTCCACGACGAATTTGTCCACGGCTCTGCCCGCCACGCATCCCGCGAGGCCAGCGGGGAGCTGATTCTGACGGAAGGCAACTACACCCGCTGTGAACCGGACAACGTTTTCTGGCGAATGACCGGCGGCGAGATCACCATCGACAATGTGGAGCGCCAGGGCACCGCGCGCAATGTGCGCCTGGAAATTGCCGACGTGCCGGTTTTTTACTTCCCCTACCTGCGTTTTCCGGTGGGTACCGATCGCATGTCGGGCTTCCTCTTCCCCAGTATCAGCAACGACGAAGACAACGGCTGGGATATCGCCGTGCCCTACTACTGGAACATTGCGCCGCAGATGGATGCCACCATCACCCCGCGCTATATCCAGTATCGCGGCACTGGTCTGGAGCTGGAAACCCGCCACCTGAGCTCCTGGTTCAATACCGAAATACGCCTCGCCGGCCTGCCTGACGACAAGGGCGGCAATGACGATGAGGCCAAGAAGCTGATCAATGACGGCTTTCCGGAAGACCTGGTACTGCCCGCCAAGGGCGAGGACCGCTGGCTGGTCAACCTGGAACAGCAGGGCGGCAATGGCGGTATCTGGCGAACCAATATCGACTACACCAAGGTCAGCGACGCCGACTATTTCCGCGACCTGGACACCGCCAATATCAAGGTGCGGGACAATGTGCGCGCTTCTGCAGAGACCGCGCTCAGCCAGAAGGCCGAAGCACGCCTGAACACCGAGCACTGGAGCGCCAGCCTGCGGGCCCAGGAGTACCAGCAGCTGGTGAAGGACCGCTTTGACACCTTCAGCCAGCTGCCTCGCCTGAATGTGGACGGCAACTACAAATGGGGCGACTGGCAACTGCTGATGCAGAACGAGGTCACCAGCTTCGACCACGCGGAAACCCAGACCATCGAATTCATTGCCGACGTTGATGATCCCACCAGCGTCCGCACCAGAACGGCCAATTTCATCAATGCGCGCCGCGCGCATATGG
It encodes:
- a CDS encoding LysR substrate-binding domain-containing protein — translated: MSAGNWEGVSEFVAVAESGSFTGAARKLGISTAQVSRQVSALEGRLSTRLLYRTTRKVSMTEVGQVYYQHCRQVLDGLAEAERAVTDLQQVPRGRLRLTAPVTYGETTLAPLVNDFVLRYPELQVEMELTNQKLDLVAEGYDLAIRLGKLTDSSMMARRLGSRTLYVCASPHYLSSHGEPHSLSELARHSCLPGTLDYWRFREQGRSRNIRVSGSFRCNSGRALVDAALKGIGIVQLPDYYVDQDLQEGRLVSLLEPYREEDDGIWGIYPHNRHLSPKVSMLLDFLGEAIGSVTG
- a CDS encoding S-(hydroxymethyl)glutathione dehydrogenase/class III alcohol dehydrogenase, encoding MTETIKSRAAVAWGPGKPLSIEEVDVMPPQAGEVRIRVIASGVCHTDAFTLSGNDPEGIFPAILGHEGGGIVESVGEGVTSVAVGDHVIPLYTPECGECKFCLSGKTNLCGKIRETQGKGLMPDGTTRFSRDGQPIYHYMGCSTFSEYTVLPEISLAKVNKDAPLEEVCLLGCGVTTGMGAVMNTAKVEEGATVAIFGLGGIGLSAVIGAAMARAGRIIAIDINESKFDLARQLGATDCINPKNFDRPIQEVIVELTDGGVDYSFECIGNVDVMRSALECCHKGWGESIIIGVAGAGQEIATRPFQLVTGRVWKGTAFGGVKGRSELPDYVERYLAGEFKLSDFITHTMGLDSINEAFDLMHSGESIRSVIHFDR
- the trpC gene encoding indole-3-glycerol phosphate synthase TrpC yields the protein MNTPTILKTIVERKWEEVAERKKLVSQDEMQQRALQQPPCRGFVNAIETKRNAGEAAVIAEIKKASPSKGVIREDFIPAEIATSYEKGGAACLSVLTDVDFFQGADEYLQQARNAVRLPVIRKDFIVDPYQVYEARAIGADCILLIAACLDDAQLTSLNDLALELGLDVLVEVHDRQELERALKLPNRLIGINNRNLHNFEVQLETTFKLLDLIPEDRIVVTESGIHTTDDVAAMRGHNVDTFLVGEAFMREEEPGRRLLELFN
- the trpD gene encoding anthranilate phosphoribosyltransferase; protein product: MNIQQAIGKLVEGEHLTRGEMREAMGQIMRGEAEDAQIGAFLVALRMAGESVEEITGAVEVMRELCTKVEIDQTNAVDIVGTGGDGANLFNVSSASSFVAAAAGARVAKHGNRSVSSSSGAADLLEKAGIYLPLTPEQVARCIDGVGVGFMFAPSYHSAMRHAIGPRKALGLRTIFNLLGPLTNPAGVKRQVIGVFDYHYCRMLAEVLQTLGAEHVLVLHSDDGLDEVSLAADTRGWELKNGELKKVTIAPEDFGIERQNLDGLCVDGSEASLALIRDALGKRETPAGDKAADIIAMNAGMAIYVSGVAASRAEGVSMAQDAIYSGLAGEKINELAAFTSAFRE
- a CDS encoding aminodeoxychorismate/anthranilate synthase component II; the protein is MILMIDNYDSFTFNIVQYLAELGADVVVKRNDEITVADIEKLNPEKIVISPGPCTPNEAGISMETIRAYAGKLPILGICLGHQSIGQVFGGRVVRAGEVMHGKTSPIIHNNLGVFHGLSNPFEATRYHSLVVEKGSLPDCLEVTAWTETADGEIDEIMGIRHRELPIEGVQFHPESILTQHGHDMLRNFLES
- a CDS encoding ion transporter, whose product is MSSEVSVGQNSSFAEQCRRWVDAPIFNQVIIALISVNAVVVGLETSTWVLERFSSTLHGINQLILLAFMVEAAIKIAAHGNRPWRYFANGWNCFDFSIIVLSLIPAAGPMATLARLVRVLRVLRLVSAFPELRLLVDTLLRSLPSMFHISLLMGIIFYIYGVAGYFLFHEIDPTHWRTLPIALLSLFRIVTFEDWTDIMYTAMEAMPYAWIYFISFVVMGAFVMINLFIGVVLNNLEEAKLRRLDELAMPPSQTEILRELRATQESLARLQKRLGDMGDEKGSES